A region of the Melanotaenia boesemani isolate fMelBoe1 chromosome 6, fMelBoe1.pri, whole genome shotgun sequence genome:
GCGTATTAATTTGTGTTAACTATATTCATGTGTACGTGTATGTCCTATGTCATATATCTCAATAAAAGATGTCAGAGTTTTCTGAGATCTGACAAACAGGTAATGGTCCCTGACTCGTCCTTATATGAGGGTAATCAAGAAATTTAGATCAAACGAGTGGCCTTTTGGATATGGGGctccccttgaatcttaaatgttcttttattattattttaaaatatgtttttccttATAACAGGAATGGAGAAACATATGAAAATAGGTGGATAGAGGAGaattagaaagagaaaagatggagaaaggaagaacaaaactaaaggtagaaaacaaactgcaatcaaagctaaacagataaactaaacagcctggaatgaaacagtaaacatcctgAAGGCTTCTAAAGCCCTGTTTTTATCATCTGGTCCGGACACATTTCCACAGAAACTGGGATGGGTACCTTAATATCCGACCCGaccctttttactttttcatgcccttccgttggggtaccaatccAACCGACCTGACACgaaagggtggagttttacacactgcaatctgttgatcAGTTGAGGAAAACCtggcaaaaacaacaaagtaggAATGGcttcttgtttagagcaacatattttctttgttgattaaatctccatttaaaatttaattacaaagcactgctaagaagaaaaaacacaaactgttggatgatcaccaatctcctcctttgtttctgtgtggtgtttagATTCTACTCTAATTAAGGTGCTGCGATGGCTCAACGTAGCTTAAGGCATCTACAACTATCCAACTGATATTTCGCCTCTCAGTAAAGGCTATGGTTGGCTTTGGAAACGCAGCGAGGTCAGTTTCCAAACATATCCGCACCCTAACCAGTCCAACCCGACCTACACCCATTGGTAGAAATCAGCCTTACGAGAACACAACAGACAATCTATAGGGGcacctgtgagaagaaaaactgcagaaacCAGGAACTGCAACGAACACaagtatatgtgtgggtgtcaGCATGTGTCGTTTGTAGGTGTGTGTACTAAGCATTAGGGGTGAGTTGTGTTGAGTGTTTATGCAAATGCAGCCACACTACGtccaaggatcagaggcagaccgaGAGGGTCCAAGCCTCGGTCAACCAGTAGCCACCACAGAACAGAACTGAGACAGACCTCTGCAGCAATGATGGACAGTTCCCCAACACCAGGGCCCAGGCTTCACCACCCAGCCCATGCTGAGGCAGCCCCAGGTCACCGAGTAGGCACAGTGTGGGGTGTGCAGTAATATTACGCTTTCACCATGTTGAAAggtcttcacatacctgaagcaaaaaacatctgaaaaggTGCCACACGCTTCCAACATCTGCTGATCGATGGTACCATAGGCTCGTTTGCTCAGCTAAAAGAGAAGTTCAACCTTTCTGATTCAGACTTCTTTCGGTGTCCTTCATGTACCCTGAAATTAGTCCACTATGCTCCAGATGTAATGTTGTAGAAGCCACTCTCAGCCACATGTTCTGGTCTTGTCCACAGTTAAGTAACTATTGGGGAGATGTCTTCAGTACACTATCTAAGGTCTTTGCCACTAGACTGAAACCAAACCCTGTTGTTGCCCTTTTTGGGGTTCTGGAGGGTCAAACCCATCTGAGTACTGTCAAAAAACGTTCTATAGCCTTTGTCCTACTTCTGGCATGTCGTGCCATCTTACTTAGATGGAAAGACGCCTCCCCTTCATCTCACTCACAATGGCTGCAAGATGTTATGTCCTGTCTAAAACTTGAAAAGATAAGATTTTCACTTAAACAATCCCTTGGCACTTTCGAAAAAGTATGGCGTCCTTTTCTGCGTACATATCCGGCTTTAAAATGAGGCACAATTGTAGCAACTTTGCTGCATGATACATAATACAACCCGGGTCCTAGATGTGGTGGAGCGAACACAGCACTCTGGCAGTGGCAAGGGGTGGgtgggttttttatttttcagggctttataattttgttttaacatgACCTAACCCTGGgtatttcattttcacatattttgttgcattttaagTTTTGCCTTATCATTGCTGTCAATTCATTGGCTCTCTGGAAACTCTGTTCTGTAGTACAGTGATATATTTGTACTATGTTGATAACTTGAACTGTGGGCTTTTGGTGGCCCTAGTCCATATCCCTGTCACTGTACTGTTTACATACTTGTTCTACACCCAAATCATAGACTCTGTGGGAGCCTACAATTCGCTGTCGAgatgtttctattattatgtaaaaatcaataaaaaaaattttgattggaaaaacttctgaaaaggtgtgcaaaaacataaagcatgtAAATAATCATTGAgtgcaggggtagccaacgtcggtgctcaagagccacaatccagcaggttttccatgcatccctgcaccagcacacatgactcaaattaaatggatccaacagtctATGAGAatttacacaatgactcattagtttgagtcaggtgtggcAGTGCAGggtgcatggaaaacctgcaggactgtggctctcgaggaccgacgttggccacccctgattgAGTGTGTTATTAATGTAAGCAGATGTTTGATGATGttagacccatcttgaacactCTTTGTCCTGGGGGATGCGCAGTCGGCTGCGTCTGGGTGGGAGGTGGGTCAGTGTACATTCAGGCAGTtcgttttttcatttaaaacaaaacataaaaaatagaaaaaccactcgttttttcattttttgttttcgAATTCAAAACGAAAATTCAGATAACGGACCGTCATCCGTTTTCCGATTTTGTGCACAAAACGAAAATGGAAAAAACGGATAACGAGCGCTCAGATTCCATTTTTGATTTTTCGTCTGAGGCAGGGGCGTGACCCGGAAGTAGTAATAGCACGTAGTGGACAACGGAAGACCgcgaaaaaggaaaaaaaaaaaagagcgagAGAAACTTTTGCAGCAGAATGGAgagcttcattttatttaaagaaaataaaagggtTACCCTCAGAGCCGAGGACATGACAACAGAAAAGATTTCTGTTATATTCCAGGTATGTACCTATGTGACTTCCATCTTGATCTACGGCTACtactattttaaattatgtgaaGTATGCGATTAGCTTCTTCACCACAACCAAGCTAGCTACAGACGTCAAAGTTGTAAGCTAtcaattttttgttgttgttgtttattgtttttttgtttttatgttatttttaatactttataTACCTGTCTGTCACAGGTAGAAAAGCAGACAGTCTATTTGACAGACGACACAAATGTGGCGATTTTCCCGAGATCAGACGGGGACTTTAATTGTTTTGACCTAATCACGAGGGGCCACTACGAGGTTCATGGAAACGGCACTCCAGTGGAAAGACCGGCTGCTACAGATGTTCCGCATCGTTTTCAATTTCATCGCCCCCAAAGCGCTTTAGGCAGCACTCCACGAGCTACCGTGACCAAAACATTTCAAAGgtgatcaaataaataattcataaCATATACACATCACACCACGGTCaccataataattattttaatctacAAATGGTTTGAATGTCTAATTGTAAATTTAGTTTgaaattgattaatttattatttgcgTAGGGTTGGGTAATTCTGCTGCTGTTGATCCTTTGTGCTGCATAAGCCTGTCAGCTTTAAGTTAatgttgtgcatgtgtgttactaaatttatgtgtgtgttcatattttTAGGAACATCTTCATTGGGGAAGTTGTGCTTGGGAGGCTGGAATCCAGTAAGACTGTTTCAGTGAGGTTCTCAGAGTTGGAGGCTTGTGTTGGGACCATCATGGCCAAAGTGAAAGATGCGATTGGCCAAGATGTGACGATTATTTTGACAGATAGCCTGGGAAATGAAATAGTTGACTCTGAAGGAACTAGGGGTATGTTTGATCACATACTGTTATAAGAATTTCTGTGGAATTGCTGTATTTTGTATTCATATCACTATTATTTGATATTAATATTGGGTAAAATTTGAGAAAGGATCCTAAGATCCTTACAcagtttttcagtctgcatTACAGTCACATGGCATACATCAACAGtgctaagaaaaaataaagggaacacataATCATTACCATGCAAGTCAAAGTCAGTACCACTTCTAGGACATCAgtctgtccagttaggaagtaacACATATTGTGAATCAGTTTCAGCTGCTGTTGGACAAATGGAAtggacaacaggtggaaatgagaaGCAATTAGCAAGACAGAATGATCCTGCAAGTGACAATAGACCAG
Encoded here:
- the LOC121641678 gene encoding uncharacterized protein LOC121641678, whose amino-acid sequence is MESFILFKENKRVTLRAEDMTTEKISVIFQVEKQTVYLTDDTNVAIFPRSDGDFNCFDLITRGHYEVHGNGTPVERPAATDVPHRFQFHRPQSALGSTPRATVTKTFQRNIFIGEVVLGRLESSKTVSVRFSELEACVGTIMAKVKDAIGQDVTIILTDSLGNEIVDSEGTRGSTYWKQNSRKVFAVPEDQMGQLQSGKRRRLSHREDVGLQEAVENIEELVEAAQGLKDVSKAIKELSGLAHSTLTTTLSLSEAEVASLKSVFGCLVCKGPVDKPMFSTCCRSLIGCRRCIEEWSNIHTHCPKCRAVDLEDRIHEVAGLSEALAPFERLFL